A part of Thermococcus sp. SY098 genomic DNA contains:
- a CDS encoding DNA-directed RNA polymerase yields MYKLLTVKDVVRIPPRMFTMDPKEAAKIVLRETYEGIYDKDEGVILAVLDVHEVSEGVIVPGDGATYHEVVFDVLVWKPEMHEVVEGEVVDVAPYGAFIRIGPMDGLVHISQLMDDYVVFDEKNKQFLGKEKKYLLKLGDEVRARIIAISVKSRIIRENKIGLTMRQPGLGKFEWIAKEKRKGEAG; encoded by the coding sequence ATGTACAAGCTTTTGACGGTTAAAGATGTTGTGAGAATTCCTCCAAGGATGTTTACAATGGATCCAAAAGAAGCTGCGAAAATAGTCCTGAGAGAGACCTATGAGGGGATTTATGATAAGGATGAGGGAGTTATTTTGGCAGTTCTTGATGTTCACGAGGTTAGTGAAGGAGTTATCGTCCCTGGGGACGGTGCAACTTATCATGAGGTAGTTTTTGATGTTCTCGTGTGGAAGCCTGAGATGCATGAGGTTGTTGAGGGAGAAGTTGTTGATGTTGCCCCTTACGGTGCTTTCATAAGAATTGGGCCAATGGACGGTCTCGTTCACATTTCACAGCTTATGGACGATTATGTGGTCTTTGATGAAAAGAACAAGCAGTTCCTTGGAAAGGAGAAGAAATATCTCCTTAAGCTTGGCGATGAAGTCAGGGCAAGGATAATCGCCATCAGCGTTAAGAGCAGGATAATCAGAGAGAACAAGATTGGTCTAACAATGAGGCAACCCGGTCTTGGAAAATTTGAGTGGATTGCAAAAGAAAAGCGTAAAGGTGAGGCTGGATGA
- the spt4 gene encoding transcription elongation factor subunit Spt4 — protein sequence MKERACRHCHYITTEDRCPVCGSRDLSDEWFDLVIIMDVENSKIAQKLGVKVPGKYAIRVR from the coding sequence ATGAAGGAAAGAGCCTGCAGGCACTGCCACTACATCACAACCGAGGACAGATGTCCAGTTTGTGGGAGCAGGGATTTAAGCGATGAGTGGTTTGATTTAGTTATAATCATGGACGTTGAGAATTCAAAGATAGCTCAAAAATTGGGCGTAAAAGTCCCTGGGAAGTATGCTATACGGGTCAGATAA
- a CDS encoding GTP-dependent dephospho-CoA kinase has protein sequence MCREFYFKLPFSLRSELKKPLGELVRGELPRPYILVKEKLEKAPYLITVGDVVTENVLKLGIKPSVAIYDHKTERNEYDPEIEFGAVILTANNPPATITKALLNAIRKSIELAKRGLNVYIKVHGEEDLAAIPAVLYAPLNALVVYGQPKEGIVLIKVTPECKRRCAEILRKMEVVYDGD, from the coding sequence ATGTGCAGAGAATTTTACTTTAAACTTCCTTTTTCTCTTAGAAGTGAACTTAAAAAGCCGTTGGGTGAGTTAGTTAGGGGTGAACTTCCCCGTCCTTATATTTTAGTAAAAGAAAAGCTTGAAAAAGCTCCTTATCTCATTACCGTTGGAGATGTTGTCACGGAAAATGTTTTAAAGCTCGGCATAAAGCCCAGTGTGGCAATATACGACCATAAAACTGAGCGGAATGAATATGATCCAGAGATCGAGTTCGGTGCTGTAATCCTGACAGCCAATAATCCACCGGCAACCATAACGAAAGCTTTATTAAATGCTATCCGAAAATCCATCGAGCTTGCCAAGAGAGGTTTAAATGTTTACATTAAAGTTCATGGTGAGGAAGATTTAGCCGCGATTCCCGCGGTGCTTTATGCTCCTCTCAATGCGTTGGTTGTTTATGGTCAGCCCAAAGAGGGCATAGTGCTTATAAAGGTAACACCGGAATGTAAGCGTAGATGTGCTGAGATATTGCGTAAGATGGAGGTGGTTTACGATGGAGATTAG
- a CDS encoding 30S ribosomal protein S24e: MEIRVTEIKENKLLGRKEIYFEIIHEGEPTPSRKDVKGKLVAMLDLNPETTVIQYIRSYFGSRVSKGYAKAYESKERMFYIEPEYILIRDGLIEKKEGE, encoded by the coding sequence ATGGAGATTAGAGTTACTGAAATTAAGGAGAACAAGCTCCTCGGGAGAAAGGAGATTTACTTCGAGATTATCCATGAAGGAGAACCAACACCTTCAAGGAAAGATGTAAAGGGGAAACTCGTTGCAATGCTTGATTTAAACCCAGAGACAACGGTTATCCAGTATATTAGGTCTTACTTTGGTAGCAGGGTTTCAAAGGGCTATGCAAAGGCTTATGAGAGCAAGGAGAGAATGTTCTACATTGAGCCTGAGTATATTCTAATTAGAGACGGTTTAATTGAGAAGAAGGAGGGAGAATGA
- a CDS encoding 30S ribosomal protein S27ae, producing MGQKWKLYEVKDGKVVRKNKYCPRCGPGVFMANHKDRWACGRCGYTEWKK from the coding sequence ATGGGGCAGAAATGGAAGCTCTATGAGGTTAAGGATGGCAAAGTTGTAAGAAAAAACAAGTACTGCCCAAGATGTGGTCCTGGAGTTTTCATGGCAAACCACAAGGATAGATGGGCATGTGGAAGATGTGGCTATACTGAGTGGAAGAAGTGA
- a CDS encoding HemK2/MTQ2 family protein methyltransferase produces the protein MAFFYYKGIKLKLHSQVYEPAEDTFLLAENLKIREGDIALDMGTGTGIIALLMAKKAKFVLGVDINPIAVELAKENAKINEIKNVEFRVSDLFENVEGKFDIITFNSPYLPGEAEELKEPIDLALIGGMRGKEVLDRFISQVKDYLKPNGIVQIVQSSITGVEDTIEKLTKLGFKVEITAKERYFFEEILVITAKLNESS, from the coding sequence ATGGCATTTTTTTACTATAAAGGTATTAAACTAAAGCTTCATTCCCAGGTTTATGAGCCTGCTGAAGATACTTTTCTGTTAGCTGAGAATTTGAAGATTAGAGAAGGCGACATCGCTTTGGACATGGGTACTGGGACCGGAATAATAGCCTTGCTAATGGCAAAAAAAGCAAAGTTTGTTCTTGGCGTCGACATTAACCCAATAGCCGTTGAACTGGCAAAAGAGAACGCAAAAATTAATGAAATAAAAAATGTGGAGTTCCGTGTAAGCGATTTGTTTGAAAATGTTGAAGGAAAATTTGACATAATAACTTTTAATTCTCCCTATCTGCCAGGAGAAGCCGAGGAGTTAAAAGAACCAATTGATTTAGCCTTAATCGGTGGGATGCGGGGGAAGGAAGTACTTGATAGGTTCATCAGCCAAGTTAAAGATTACTTAAAGCCAAATGGGATAGTTCAAATAGTTCAATCATCAATAACGGGTGTTGAGGATACCATAGAAAAGCTCACAAAATTGGGGTTTAAAGTAGAGATTACCGCAAAAGAGAGGTACTTCTTTGAAGAAATCCTTGTTATTACAGCTAAGCTAAATGAATCCTCTTAA
- the twy1 gene encoding 4-demethylwyosine synthase TYW1 → MPEEIARLFKKQHYALVGRHSGVKLCHWLKESIKHNRVCYKQKFYGIHSHRCLQMTPVLAWCTHNCVFCWRPMEGFLGTELPQPWDDPAFIVEESIKAQRKLLSGFGGIKDRINVKKYEEAQEPKHAAISLSGEPTLYPNIGDLVEEFHKRGFTTFIVTNGTVPEAIEQMKKEGKLPTQLYVSLTAPDIETYNRVNIPMIPDGWERIVKTLELMRDLPTRTVIRLTLVKGENMHNPKGYAELIMKAKPMFVEAKAYMFVGFSRNRLTINNMPKHEEIKAFAEELVKYLPGYHIEDEYQPSRVVLIMRDDISKEERFIKH, encoded by the coding sequence ATGCCTGAAGAGATCGCGAGATTATTCAAGAAGCAGCATTACGCTCTTGTTGGCAGACACAGCGGGGTCAAACTGTGTCATTGGCTAAAGGAGAGTATAAAGCACAATAGAGTTTGTTACAAGCAGAAGTTTTATGGTATTCACTCTCACCGCTGCCTGCAGATGACGCCGGTTTTGGCATGGTGCACTCACAATTGTGTATTCTGTTGGCGTCCAATGGAAGGCTTTTTAGGAACAGAACTGCCCCAGCCCTGGGATGACCCAGCGTTCATTGTTGAGGAAAGCATAAAAGCGCAAAGAAAGCTGTTAAGTGGATTCGGTGGGATAAAGGACAGGATAAACGTTAAGAAATATGAAGAGGCTCAAGAGCCTAAACATGCTGCCATTAGCTTATCTGGAGAGCCAACACTGTATCCAAATATTGGGGATCTGGTTGAAGAATTTCATAAGAGGGGATTTACAACGTTCATTGTGACAAATGGAACCGTCCCTGAAGCAATAGAGCAGATGAAAAAGGAAGGAAAACTGCCAACACAGCTCTATGTTTCCTTAACAGCCCCAGATATTGAGACATACAACAGAGTAAATATCCCAATGATTCCAGATGGATGGGAGAGAATAGTCAAAACCCTTGAATTAATGCGAGATCTGCCTACAAGAACCGTAATAAGGCTGACCCTTGTCAAAGGTGAAAACATGCACAACCCAAAGGGTTATGCAGAGCTAATCATGAAAGCCAAACCAATGTTCGTTGAAGCTAAGGCTTATATGTTCGTGGGCTTCTCAAGAAACCGCTTAACGATAAACAACATGCCTAAGCACGAAGAAATAAAAGCCTTTGCTGAAGAGCTTGTAAAGTACCTGCCGGGCTATCACATCGAGGATGAATACCAGCCAAGCAGGGTAGTGCTAATAATGAGGGACGACATAAGCAAAGAAGAGCGCTTCATAAAACATTAG
- a CDS encoding prenyltransferase/squalene oxidase repeat-containing protein: MEKRALSLMLVIFIITSYGLVGAKPILDGSVEFLTKTKNLANTTQEIGLVLLALTSAQGKVDYDLIENITYIANLLVSWQNPDGGWGYFKGSVSNVVDTSYAVIALSKVLHLYEKGTPEYSKIFHALDDGISFLLSSYSGSGWGYVPKTEPEFYPTVMAIWALGENGFGVDHPYIKRSLSYIANVKEYGIDRYKALALELLAFKSVGKDVDTNLVGEIKKALESGNLSVSDRALLTYALVDYEDVNFDVAKALLILESLKKGQSTFYWSDEPKLFSQAHLFEASSYAVLSFALISDKLSQGLENPFKTSCEALKNAQNPDGGWSYYYGFPSNEKATYYTLKALKLCYFRDPSIEKGLKWVRVKYEEDKLIAKKNNEIYSPYVYALLTLLEFNMLNETEKEENIKLIESIQLDTGKWGNFLGPQPYDTALAIKALLALGVPSNSTEIQRAKNWLLSISKTGWGTYVDTGFYSYMLPPEVSVTLEVLEALAPISTKDELEPHLKWLLEQRTEDGGWANIKEHYLIGVFQYKEKPTIELTIRAAELLAEFGYDYREDVLNWLMDKKHGGLWGDTIVDSALATQFLSQFKFIPKINLYDVIRLIPEQKFYVVYTDDRNLTAQQIKASIDKLFETNTTVEKFQGFGDANYIVLSDFGEFNIKDYNPYVKLEVDNETIHINGEEYSIKNTVVLIPGKTETGYILFVFYEKGLDDVVAKIFDSGLVKYLKGDALVVTYKDKNHDGVVDLDELTVKFLR, translated from the coding sequence ATGGAGAAACGTGCATTATCACTTATGTTGGTCATTTTCATTATAACTTCCTACGGGCTTGTGGGAGCAAAGCCAATCTTAGACGGTTCTGTTGAGTTTTTAACAAAAACAAAGAATCTGGCTAATACAACCCAAGAGATAGGCTTGGTGTTACTCGCACTAACATCTGCACAGGGGAAAGTGGATTATGATCTCATTGAAAACATAACGTACATTGCCAATCTACTGGTCTCATGGCAGAATCCCGATGGTGGGTGGGGGTATTTCAAAGGTAGTGTGAGTAATGTTGTTGATACCTCCTATGCGGTTATCGCACTGAGTAAGGTGCTCCATCTTTATGAGAAAGGTACTCCCGAATATTCAAAAATCTTCCACGCACTTGATGATGGCATTTCATTTCTGCTGAGTTCTTATTCAGGCAGCGGTTGGGGGTATGTTCCTAAGACAGAACCAGAGTTTTATCCGACAGTCATGGCAATTTGGGCTTTGGGGGAGAATGGCTTTGGGGTGGATCATCCCTACATCAAAAGATCTCTCAGCTACATAGCTAATGTGAAGGAATATGGTATTGATAGGTATAAAGCGTTGGCTTTGGAGTTGTTAGCTTTTAAGAGCGTGGGAAAAGACGTTGATACAAACCTGGTAGGGGAGATAAAGAAGGCACTTGAATCAGGGAACCTAAGTGTAAGTGACAGGGCTCTGCTTACCTATGCTCTTGTGGATTATGAAGATGTTAACTTTGATGTCGCTAAAGCGCTCTTAATTTTGGAATCTCTAAAGAAAGGACAGTCCACATTCTACTGGAGTGATGAACCAAAACTGTTTTCTCAGGCACATCTGTTTGAAGCTTCCTCCTATGCAGTGCTGAGTTTTGCATTAATAAGTGACAAGCTGAGCCAGGGGTTGGAAAATCCCTTTAAAACTTCCTGTGAGGCTTTGAAAAATGCTCAAAATCCTGATGGTGGCTGGAGCTATTATTATGGTTTTCCATCTAATGAGAAGGCAACATACTATACACTAAAAGCTCTTAAATTATGCTATTTTAGAGATCCAAGCATTGAAAAAGGATTGAAGTGGGTAAGGGTAAAATACGAAGAAGACAAGTTAATTGCCAAGAAGAACAATGAAATATATTCGCCCTATGTTTATGCCCTTTTGACGCTCCTTGAATTTAACATGCTGAATGAAACAGAAAAAGAGGAAAACATTAAACTTATAGAAAGTATTCAGCTTGATACAGGAAAGTGGGGGAACTTTTTGGGTCCTCAGCCTTATGATACTGCCTTGGCAATTAAAGCGCTCCTTGCCCTTGGGGTTCCATCGAATAGTACCGAAATTCAAAGAGCAAAGAACTGGCTGCTTTCTATCTCAAAGACAGGATGGGGAACTTACGTAGATACTGGATTTTACTCCTACATGCTCCCACCTGAGGTTTCTGTTACACTTGAAGTCCTTGAAGCTTTGGCACCAATTTCAACAAAAGACGAGCTGGAGCCTCATCTCAAATGGCTCCTTGAGCAGAGAACAGAAGATGGGGGATGGGCAAATATAAAGGAACACTACTTGATTGGAGTATTCCAGTATAAAGAAAAGCCAACAATTGAGCTCACAATAAGAGCTGCAGAACTATTAGCAGAATTTGGGTATGATTACCGAGAGGATGTTCTGAATTGGCTTATGGATAAAAAGCACGGCGGTCTATGGGGAGATACAATTGTTGATTCTGCATTAGCCACACAATTCCTCTCCCAGTTTAAGTTTATACCCAAGATTAACCTCTATGATGTGATAAGACTAATCCCAGAGCAGAAGTTTTATGTGGTTTACACCGATGATAGGAACTTAACGGCACAACAAATAAAAGCGTCTATCGACAAACTTTTCGAAACCAACACGACTGTTGAAAAGTTCCAAGGATTTGGAGATGCAAACTACATAGTGCTATCGGACTTCGGGGAGTTTAACATCAAGGATTATAACCCCTATGTGAAGCTTGAAGTGGACAATGAAACAATTCACATCAATGGAGAAGAATACAGCATTAAGAATACAGTTGTATTGATTCCAGGAAAGACCGAAACGGGCTACATACTCTTTGTTTTCTATGAAAAAGGTCTTGATGATGTTGTAGCCAAGATATTTGATTCCGGTTTGGTGAAGTACCTCAAAGGCGATGCATTGGTTGTGACATATAAGGACAAGAACCATGATGGTGTTGTTGATTTAGATGAGCTGACTGTGAAGTTCTTGAGGTGA
- a CDS encoding cell division protein FtsZ, whose protein sequence is MRALIIGIGQCGTKIADLFALVDFEAIAINTSKSDLEYLKHIPQERRILIGESLTGGKGVNANPVLGREAMKRDLSLVMRKMNSVIGYEDVDIFFLTFGFGGGTGAGGTPVLAEALKEEYPDSLVVAIGALPLKEEGIRPTINAAITIDKLSKFADSIIAIDNNKLKETGMGISRAYEKINYTIVERIASLLALIDVPGEQTLDASDLKFVLKAFGSFATVGYAKAEANKVKNLSRLILKSFENEGLYLDANIESALYGLVAIHGPPELLKANEIFEALDYLAQKIKGKQIFRGFYPDPREREVEVVTLLSGIYESRSIENIILTAKRYAQSFIKAKEEAEVRKRELLSGLPDFDDLYPGEINE, encoded by the coding sequence GTGAGGGCTTTAATAATAGGGATTGGGCAGTGTGGGACTAAGATAGCGGACTTGTTTGCATTAGTTGACTTTGAGGCTATAGCGATAAACACATCGAAAAGTGATCTGGAATACCTGAAACATATTCCCCAAGAGCGCAGGATACTCATTGGGGAAAGCCTAACTGGGGGGAAAGGTGTAAATGCGAATCCAGTATTGGGCAGGGAAGCCATGAAGCGGGACTTATCTTTGGTCATGAGAAAGATGAATTCAGTAATCGGATATGAGGATGTTGACATATTCTTCTTAACATTTGGCTTTGGAGGAGGCACTGGAGCAGGAGGGACCCCAGTTTTAGCTGAAGCTCTCAAGGAGGAATACCCGGACTCCCTTGTTGTGGCTATAGGTGCATTGCCTCTGAAAGAAGAGGGGATAAGACCAACTATAAATGCAGCAATAACAATTGACAAGCTCTCAAAGTTTGCCGATTCAATAATTGCAATAGATAACAACAAGCTAAAAGAGACGGGGATGGGCATAAGTAGGGCATATGAAAAGATAAACTATACAATAGTCGAGCGCATCGCCTCACTTTTGGCTTTAATTGATGTTCCTGGTGAGCAGACACTGGATGCAAGTGATTTGAAATTTGTACTTAAAGCCTTTGGTAGCTTTGCTACAGTTGGCTATGCAAAAGCAGAAGCGAATAAAGTCAAAAATCTCTCCCGTTTAATCCTCAAATCTTTTGAGAATGAGGGCCTTTACCTTGATGCAAACATAGAGTCTGCTCTATATGGATTGGTAGCAATTCATGGACCACCAGAACTTTTGAAAGCAAATGAGATATTCGAGGCATTGGATTATCTCGCTCAGAAAATTAAAGGAAAGCAGATATTCAGAGGATTTTATCCTGATCCGAGAGAAAGGGAGGTCGAGGTAGTAACCCTTCTTAGCGGGATATATGAAAGTAGGAGCATAGAGAATATTATTTTGACAGCTAAGCGTTATGCTCAGTCTTTTATTAAGGCAAAAGAAGAAGCAGAAGTGAGGAAAAGAGAGCTTTTATCTGGTTTACCAGATTTTGATGACCTTTATCCTGGTGAGATAAATGAGTGA
- a CDS encoding class III signal peptide-containing protein gives MKKAQISLEFMLIFGILLILLAYSINNITFSQKSQSNELLRVQVSLEAKSLANSISNTISQVYAQGPGSKATSYITLRYLRDENYLKKSFNLSGNPEIFITYLNGTYVGIIDTANNSLVTSGAGKNTFWSQSLYKTDLMGGTGFTPSGTAIYNGNTVNGILIANPAQLPTTLVIIVEWIPRNGNTWVLDITAGELRINIDPGG, from the coding sequence ATGAAGAAGGCGCAGATTTCATTGGAGTTCATGTTGATATTTGGTATACTGCTTATCCTGCTGGCGTATTCCATTAATAATATAACTTTCAGTCAGAAGTCACAGTCAAATGAATTACTTCGTGTTCAGGTTAGCTTGGAAGCCAAAAGCCTCGCAAATTCAATTTCAAACACAATTTCTCAAGTTTATGCTCAGGGGCCAGGTTCCAAGGCAACCTCTTACATCACTCTGAGATACCTCAGGGATGAAAATTACCTGAAAAAATCATTTAATCTAAGTGGAAATCCGGAGATATTTATAACGTATCTCAACGGAACCTATGTTGGGATAATTGATACTGCTAATAATAGCCTTGTAACGAGTGGGGCTGGAAAAAACACTTTCTGGAGCCAGTCATTATATAAGACTGATCTTATGGGGGGTACGGGCTTTACTCCGAGTGGAACTGCTATCTATAATGGAAACACAGTTAATGGCATTTTAATTGCAAATCCAGCTCAGCTTCCAACGACTCTTGTAATTATTGTTGAGTGGATTCCAAGAAATGGAAACACTTGGGTGCTTGATATAACAGCCGGTGAGCTTAGAATAAACATAGATCCTGGTGGGTGA